GACACGATCAAGATCGAGACCGTGCACTCGGAAATCCTCAGCGACGATATCGGTTACATTCGTCTGCGTCAGTTCATCAAAACCAGCGCGCCGGATGTCGGCAAGGCAGTCATCGATCTCAAAAACAAAAAGGCGAAGGGATTGATTCTCGATCTCAGGAATAATGGCGGCGGTTTGCTTGACTCCGCGCGCGATATCTGCGATCTGTTTATCGACGGCGGACTTGTCGTTTCGACGAAGGGGCGCGTTGATTCCGCGAACGAAGAGTTCTACGCGCATGAAGGCGTCCTCACTCAATTGCCCCTGGTCGTGCTGATCAACGAAGGCAGCGCCAGCGCCTCGGAGATCGTCTCCGGCGCTCTGCGCGACCGCAACGGCACGTTGCTGATCGGCGCCAAGAGTTTCGGCAAGGGATCCGTTCAGGTCCTTTTCAATCTTTCCGATGGGTCGGGGATGTTCGTGACGACGGCTCGTTATTTCACGCCGAAGGGAGTTCGCATTGACCACGTCGGGCTTTCTCCCGATATTTACGTGAAGTCCCTGTGGAGCGACGAAGACCGTGACGCGCCAGATTCAAACCAGGAAAACAAGGACAAGACGGAAAGGGCCGGCACGTCGAATGGGAAAACGGAGAATGGCTTGGGAGAAGAGAAAGACGCAAAAGGCGCCAAACTCCGCGATCCTCAACTCGACAAAGCGAAGGAGACTCTCTTGAAGCTGATTGCGGGAGAAAAACCGGAAACGCTGAGGGATCCCGTTCCTGAGCCCGTATCTTCCGATGTTTCCGTCATTTCCGCAGATCAGGGCAGCGGTGACGTTGACGTGAAGAGCGAACGCGACGATAAGAGTTCGAATCCCGACAAGAAATCCGTTCTTGGCAAATGAAGAATCCCTTCTGGGTTCTGGCGGCGGCGATCCCTTTTGCAGTCGTTTGCGTTTTTACAAACATGATGCACAATGGAGAGAGCGTACGGCGTCGAGAGGCAAGAAAAGCGGAGAACGCGGTCGTCTTGTCGGCGGAGGAGCGGCTGTGGCGTCCAGGGGCGTTCCCTTCTCTGGAAAAAACGCTGTCCTCGACGAAGAAAACGATTCTCGTGGCGGCCTCTTGGGTGGCGCGGCTCCAGTCGGCGGCGCTGCCAAAGAAAGGGAAGCCCGCCGCGGCGTCCCGACCTGGACTGGCCCTCGTCATTGATGACTTCGGCTATAATTACGGCATGGCCGAGCGTATCGCTCGTTTGAAACTGCGCGCGACATGGGCGATTATTCCCGGCACGCCGCACAGTCTCAAGATCGCTGAATATGCAGCCAAACAAGGGCAGCCCTTTCTGCTGCACGTGCCGATGCAGGCGCTGGGGGATCCGAACGGCGGACGCAATTATGTTATTGGGATTGACGTGCCGGAAAAGAAAATGGCCGAGTACCTTGCGTCGCTGCAGAAAGATTTTCCGCGTGCGATCGGCATTAACAATCACAGAGGGTCAAAGGCGACTTCCGACGCGCCGACAATGCGCCGATTTATGAAGGCGCTGTCGGCGACCCGGTGGGGTTTTCTGGACAGCCATACCAGCGGCAAG
The sequence above is a segment of the Pyramidobacter piscolens W5455 genome. Coding sequences within it:
- a CDS encoding S41 family peptidase; its protein translation is MKILKKYRDVVLGIVIGAVLMTLIPVGYASKGELSQVAPFSTDSLWLLKQARVIVEAYQVDAASNDIDESEMVHGAMRGMLGAWKDPYTRFLDPQQLEDEKTSLEGSFGGLGINIASRDGKILVINPIEGTPADKAGLRPMDEIVRVNDDIVIGWDLDKVVKLLRGDPGTEVSVGIRRADTARLIDFKIVRDTIKIETVHSEILSDDIGYIRLRQFIKTSAPDVGKAVIDLKNKKAKGLILDLRNNGGGLLDSARDICDLFIDGGLVVSTKGRVDSANEEFYAHEGVLTQLPLVVLINEGSASASEIVSGALRDRNGTLLIGAKSFGKGSVQVLFNLSDGSGMFVTTARYFTPKGVRIDHVGLSPDIYVKSLWSDEDRDAPDSNQENKDKTERAGTSNGKTENGLGEEKDAKGAKLRDPQLDKAKETLLKLIAGEKPETLRDPVPEPVSSDVSVISADQGSGDVDVKSERDDKSSNPDKKSVLGK
- a CDS encoding divergent polysaccharide deacetylase family protein, translating into MKNPFWVLAAAIPFAVVCVFTNMMHNGESVRRREARKAENAVVLSAEERLWRPGAFPSLEKTLSSTKKTILVAASWVARLQSAALPKKGKPAAASRPGLALVIDDFGYNYGMAERIARLKLRATWAIIPGTPHSLKIAEYAAKQGQPFLLHVPMQALGDPNGGRNYVIGIDVPEKKMAEYLASLQKDFPRAIGINNHRGSKATSDAPTMRRFMKALSATRWGFLDSHTSGKTVAQKVALEYRIPVVQNKVFIDGTTDLSAMKAQFNAALRLARKYGNAVAICHAREGTLPFLAYLSKLDLNPVKLVTVDEIWNSQQSVKEEKQ